One part of the Haliotis asinina isolate JCU_RB_2024 chromosome 2, JCU_Hal_asi_v2, whole genome shotgun sequence genome encodes these proteins:
- the LOC137273802 gene encoding LOW QUALITY PROTEIN: uncharacterized protein (The sequence of the model RefSeq protein was modified relative to this genomic sequence to represent the inferred CDS: deleted 1 base in 1 codon; substituted 9 bases at 9 genomic stop codons) codes for MPEVTLVPAIQVSRGQHKTDXYTSVRDVTVXYTSYTSVRDQTAXYTSVNKTAWYTSYTSVNKTVXYTSVRDQTAXYTSVNKSLYTSVRDETAXYTSERDEIAXYTSVRDQTAXYTSVNKTVXYTSVGDETA; via the exons ATGCCCGAGGTTACACTAGTGCCAGCAATCCAGGTTAGCCGAGGTCAAC ATAAGACAGACTAGTATACTTCTGTAAGAGATGTGACAGTCTAGTATACTTCT TATACTTCTGTAAGAGATCAGACAGCCTAGTATACTTCTGTAAATAAGACAGCCTGGTATACTTCT TATACTTCTGTAAATAAGACAGTCTAGTATACTTCTGTAAGAGATCAGACAGCCTAGTATACTTCTGTAAATAAGAGTCTA TATACTTCTGTAAGAGATGAGACAGCCTAGTATACTTCTGAAAGAGATGAGATAGCCTAGTATACTTCTGTAAGAGATCAGACAGCCTAGTATACTTCTGTAAATAAGACAGTCTAGTATACTTCTGTAGGAGATGAGACAGCCTAG